Genomic window (Acidimicrobiales bacterium):
GCCGCCGGGAGCACCCGGCCGGCGCCGCCCCAGGTCCCGGGCAGTCTGGTGGCGTACGCCAACGGGCCGTACGTCGACATCTACGTGACCAAGAACGCGCCGTATCCCGTGGTCCGGCTCCCGAACCCGTGGCCCCTCAACGGAGACGCCGCCGTGCCCATCAATCAGGTGTTCCTCGTGGTCGGACGGCCCGCCGACGGCTGGGCCGAGGTGCTTCTGCCCATGCGTCCCAACGGGCTCAAGGGCTGGATCCGGACCAGCCAGGTCCGGCTGCTCAGCGACCCGTGGCGCATCGACGTCTCCGTCGCCGCCCACCTGATCCTGATCCACCGCGGCGCCGACCTCGTGTACCAGGGCCCGGTTGCCACCGGAGCACCGGCCACGCCTACCCCGCTCGGGGACTACTACATACGCGTGCTGCTGCGATCCTCGGACCCGACGAGCGTCTACGGCCCGTTCGCCTACGGGCTGTCGGCCCACTCCGACGCCCTCACCACCTTCAGCGGGGGGGACGCCGAGATCGGCCTGCACGGCAACGACGACGTGTCGGCACTGGGCCACAGCGTCACCCACGGGTGCGTGCGGATGGACAACGCCGAGATCACCGCCCTGGCCGCCGACCTCCCGCTGGGCACCCCGGTCCACATCGGGGCCTGAGGCCCGGCTCAGCCGGTGAAGGTCGGGCGGGCCGTCACCGCGGTGGCGGCGGGGGCCACCGAGCCGCCTCCGGAACCCCCACCGGAGGAAGGCGGCGTGGTCGTCGTGGTGGTCGACGGGCTGGTGGGGGTCGTGGTGGCGGCGGGCGGCCCGGTGGTGGTCGTGGTGCCCGGCACGACCGTCGTGGTCGTCGTGCTCGTGGTGGTGGTGGTCGCGGCCGGCGGCGCCGTCACGGTGAGGGTCCCGAGGGTCACCGCCGTGGACGGGCCGGAGTTCGTGCAGTACCCCTTGACGGTGTCGCTGCCGGCCTTGGCCGAGCCGGGGATCGTCATCGGCGTGTTGTTCTGGGCCCCGTCCGGCGGCTGGATCTGGGCCACCGGGTTGTTGGCCGGGTCGACGACCAGCAGGGTGACCGTGGGCGAACCCGGACAATTGGCGAAGCCGTTGAAGAAGATCTGGCCTCCGGCCTGCACCGAGTGGGGGGTGAAGGTCACCCCGCTCAGGTCGTCCGCCCGGGCCGGCTGGGCCAGGAAGGCCCCGCCCCCGATGGCCGCGACCACCAGCCCGGCCATGATCCCACGCCGCATCCCGCACCCCCCTGGTCCGATGAAGCTGTGATGTCGGAGGCGGGTGGAACCCCACCGCTTCCGGGAGCGCCGCCGCTTCCCAGGTGACTCTCAGCCGAGTATGTCAGCGTGGGGCGCGAAAGGAAATAGGCCTTCGAGCCGAAATAACTAGCGGCGCCACAACGGGCGTTGCGGGTGACGGAGGATCGGGAGCGTCAGATGAGGGACAACATCCTCAAAGGGATCATGGCGGGCGTGTGCGCCTACGAGCTGGCCGCCCTCATCGCCGAAACGGCCCGCTTCGAGCATCCCAAGACCATCTCGGTGCTCACCTCCCGCTCCCGGGTCATGCGCGGGGCCATGGCCGCCGGCTACATGGCGCTCGGCGTGCACGTCGGCTACGTCGTCAAGGGCAGCCAGTAGCTACCGTTCGGCCCCGTGGATTGGGAGGCGTGGGCCCGGCGGGCGGAGGCAGCCCTGTCGGTGAAGGCGCAGCGGGAGTGGAGGGGGCTGTTCGCGGAAGGGGCCACCTTCGCCGATCCCCAGACGACCACCCCGACCGCTGACCTGAAGGCCATCTCGCGCGACACCCGGTCGATCTTCCCGGACTGGGAGCAGGAGATCACCTCGATCCGGGGCGCGGACGGGTGGGCGGTGTTTGAGTGGATCGGGCGGGCCACCTACGCCCCCGGGAGCGGCCAGCCCGGAGCCGGGGCTCCGATCGAGCTGCACGGGGCCACCATCGTCGAGGTCGACGGGGACGGCCTGGTCACCGCCTGGCGCGACTATCTGGACCGCAAAGAGCCCGAGGACCAGATCCGCCGGGCGGCCCGGGCGGAGAGGGACCGGCCCCGGCCCGGTACCTGACCGGGACCGGGCGGCCAGGTGACCGTCCGGTAACTCGGCCCGAGCCATAACAAGCGGACGCTCTGTGACGATTACCAGTCCGTGGCGTCGCGGGAGATGGGTGGGGGGCGGGCCGAGCCGGCCGAGCGGGCCTTCGTCGGGCGCGCCCACGAGCTGGCCCGGATCGACGCCGTCCTCGAGGAGAGCGCCGGCCGGTCCCTGATCCTCGTCCACGGGCCCAGCGGGATAGGCAAGAGCCGGCTCCTGCAGCGGGTGGAGCAGCGCTGCGCCGAGCTGGGCCGGCCCGTGGCCCTCCTGGACGCCGCGGCCCTGGCCAACTCGGAGGGGGCGGCGCTGGCCCTGGTGGCCTGGGCGGGCGAGCACCCCGCTCCCGTCGTGGTGATCGACGGCTGGGACGAGGCGGGGGGCGGCGCCCGCGCCATCCGTGACGACCTGCTGGCCCGGCTGCCGGCCGCCGCGGTCGTGATGATCGCCGGGCGGGCGGCGCCCGAGCCCGACTGGTGGGAGGGGTGGCGCGAGCTGATCCTCGAGCTCCCCCTGGCCCCCCTCGACCTGGGCGACGCCCTCGAGCTCCTGTCCCTCACCGGGGTGGCCGACCGCGACCGGGCCGCTCGGCTGGCGTCGTGGGCCGGCGGGTCCCCGCTGGCGCTGGTGATGGCCGCCGGGGCCGGAGAGGGCTTCCGCCCCGACCGCCCCGACCGCCTCGACTCCCTCGACCGTCTCGACCAGGCCAGCAACGCCACCCTGGTGGCCCGGCTCAGCCGGCGCCTTCTGGACGGGGACGTCCCCGACGAGCGCCTGGGCCCGCTGGCGGTGGCCGCCACCGCCCGGGTCACCACCCCCGACGTCCTGGCCGCCGCCCTCCCCGGGGTCGACGCCGAGGAGACCTACGGGTGGCTGTCGGGGCGGAGCTACGCCGACCGCACCCCCGGGGGCCTGGCCCTCCACGCCCTCGTGGCGGGCGTGGTCCGCTCCGAGATCGGCCAGCGCCACCCCGACCTGGTTCGCGACGTCCGGCGGCGCCTGGCGGACCACCTGTGGGCCCGCGCCGTGAGGGCGGGGACGCCGTTCGTGCCGGACCTCATGCACCTGATCCACGACCCCGACGTGCGCTGGGGCATCGGCTGGGACGACCGCATCGAGTACGCCATCGACCGGGTCCGCCCCGGGGACGAGGAGGTCCTGGCGCCGTTGTGGAACCAGCCGGGCGACCCCGGCAACTGGGACTGGATCGTCCGCTACCTGCGCGAGGCCCCCGACGTGGTGGGGGTGGCGCGGGACAACGAGGGCACCCTCCGG
Coding sequences:
- a CDS encoding L,D-transpeptidase, with translation AAGSTRPAPPQVPGSLVAYANGPYVDIYVTKNAPYPVVRLPNPWPLNGDAAVPINQVFLVVGRPADGWAEVLLPMRPNGLKGWIRTSQVRLLSDPWRIDVSVAAHLILIHRGADLVYQGPVATGAPATPTPLGDYYIRVLLRSSDPTSVYGPFAYGLSAHSDALTTFSGGDAEIGLHGNDDVSALGHSVTHGCVRMDNAEITALAADLPLGTPVHIGA
- a CDS encoding AAA family ATPase, which translates into the protein MASREMGGGRAEPAERAFVGRAHELARIDAVLEESAGRSLILVHGPSGIGKSRLLQRVEQRCAELGRPVALLDAAALANSEGAALALVAWAGEHPAPVVVIDGWDEAGGGARAIRDDLLARLPAAAVVMIAGRAAPEPDWWEGWRELILELPLAPLDLGDALELLSLTGVADRDRAARLASWAGGSPLALVMAAGAGEGFRPDRPDRLDSLDRLDQASNATLVARLSRRLLDGDVPDERLGPLAVAATARVTTPDVLAAALPGVDAEETYGWLSGRSYADRTPGGLALHALVAGVVRSEIGQRHPDLVRDVRRRLADHLWARAVRAGTPFVPDLMHLIHDPDVRWGIGWDDRIEYAIDRVRPGDEEVLAPLWNQPGDPGNWDWIVRYLREAPDVVGVARDNEGTLR
- a CDS encoding nuclear transport factor 2 family protein; the protein is MDWEAWARRAEAALSVKAQREWRGLFAEGATFADPQTTTPTADLKAISRDTRSIFPDWEQEITSIRGADGWAVFEWIGRATYAPGSGQPGAGAPIELHGATIVEVDGDGLVTAWRDYLDRKEPEDQIRRAARAERDRPRPGT